The nucleotide sequence TGCTGTTGGCCGCCCGAGAGTGTCGTCGGGTCGCGGTCGCCCAGCCCGCCGATATCGAGCAGGTCGAGCAACTCGCTCGCCCGCTTTGCCCGTTGTTCCGGGGACACGTCCCGCATCTGCAGGCCGAACTCGACGTTTTCCCGAACGGTCATGTTATCGAACAGCGCGTAGGACTGAAAAACCAGTCCGACATCGCGCTGTTCGGGCGGGACGTGGGTCACCGCCTCGTCGTCAAACAGTACCCGTCCCGCATCGGGAGTTTCGAAGCCCGCGACGGTTCGGAGGGTCGTGGTCTTGCCACAACCTGAGGGACCGACGAGTCCCAGCGTCTCACCCGGTTCGACCGTCAACGAGACGTCGTCGACGGCGAGCGTTTCGTCGAAGCGTTTCGTGATGTCGTCGATTCTAACACGTTCGGCCATCTATTGGACACCTCCAACCGAAAATCCGTTCTCACCGACGTAGTTCAACAGCGCCGTCACCGCGGCCACGATGACGAAATAGATGGAGATGGCGGCCGCGGCCCGCAAAAACGGGTTGTTCGAGATGTTCTCGAAGAGGAACAACGAGAACGGACGTGGGCCACTCGCGTAGATCACGTACGAGAAATTGAATTCGGCGGCCGCAAGCGTCCAGCAAATGATCGATCCCGAGATAATGCCCTGCTTTGCGCCGGGGACGATGACCCGGAGAAACGTGGTCGTCCAGGAAGCCCCGAGCGACCGGGCGCTTTCCTCCATGCTGCGCAAGTCCATCGATTCGAACGCCGACTGGACCGCAAGCACCATGTAGGGAATCTTCAGCAACGAGTAGCCAAGCACCAGCGCGATGATGCTTGGCAAGTTGGGGTAGGTTTTCAGGAAGGCGATCCCGAGGATGATGCCCGGGACGATCGGCAGGACGGCGAAGGTATTCATCCACCGCCGGCCGGTGAACTCGTAGCGAGTCACCGCGTAGGCGATCGGAACGCCGACGAGGAGGTTGATACACACGCCCGCAAGCGCCAGCAGGACGCTGAGTCCGAGCGCCATCGGGATCGGCGTCTGTACGGCAAAATCGAACGGGAAGTGCACCGTCAAATCGGGCACCACGGGCAGTTGGAGGACGAAAAGGATATCCGGCGCGACGAACGTCCAGAACCCCCCCATCCCGCGCTGTGCGCCGAGGTCGCCTCCCGCGATGCCGAGCGCCTGCGCCCAGTTATCCAGTGTGAGTCCGCCGCTGGGCAAGATACCGGTCCAGTTCTCGAAGAACGATCCGACGACGGTTATCAGCACTGGTCCGATGAGGAAAGCCACGGTGGCAAACAAAAGCGCCGTGATCACCGTCCGGCCGTATCGGGCGGACAGCCGACCCAGACGGCCCGGCGTGCGATCGGGGACCGTCCCCGTTACGATCCCCGTCTCGTCGGGAGCGGTCATCGCCCCACCTCCGCGCTGGTATAGCGCAGGCCGAGAAAGGTAAACAGGACCGTGAAGACAAAGAACACACTCGCGAGCGCGGAGGCGATGTTCAGTTCGTAGCCGACCCCGACCAGTTGATCGAACCGGAACGTCACGACTGACAGAGACTTCAGGACGAGGACGGTCCCGAAGATGGCGAGTGCCGTCCGGAATGTGAGGATGAGGGCACCGACGATACCCGGCCGAATCTGCGGGAGAGTGACGTACCGGAACGTCTGAAGGGGAGTCGCACCCAGCGATCGGGCAGCCTCCTCGGCATCGGTGTTGACCTCCGCGTAGGTGCCACGCAACAACAGCGTCGCCCGGGGAATCATCGAGTAGATGTAGCCGAAGAACAGCCCGACGATGGCCAGGGTCGTTCCGGAAGGCTGGCCGGTGAGTTGGATGTCGACCGGTTCGGCACCGGTTATGACGGCGAAAACATTGGTCAGAAACCCAGTCTGACCGAACAGCACGATCATCATGAAGGCGGCGACGATCCCTGGCAGGCTGATGGGGAAGGAAATGAGCGTTATTAGCATGTCCTTGCGGGGGAGATCGTACTTCTCGAGCCCGTGGGCGATAGCGATACCGAGCGCCACACTCGCGACGGTAGTAACCGCGCCGAACCACAGGGAGTTCCAGATGGTCCGCCCGTAGACCGGATTGACGGCCTCGCCCCCGACCGCGATGGCGGCCGAGAGGTCCGTCCCGACGACCGGGACGAACGCAGCAATGGAGGCGAACAATTGCCGATAGGGCTCCAGGGTCCACCCCTGAACCTCGTAGAGGAACTGCTCGGAGACGCTGATCCGGAACATCTTCACCAGCGGAATGAAGGCCCCGAACGTCGCGAGGGCGAAAAACGGGACCGCCAGCAGCGCGATACGACGACGCTTGCGGCCCCGCTCGGTGGCTGGGAAAGCCAGCCGCCCCGGGCGGGTTTCCCTGATGCGACCACGCAGGCCGGACTCCTCAAGTGTGGACATGGACTCAGTAGCCGGTTAGGCCGACGCCCTGGCCGATTTCCTTGATGATGCTTTCCTGATTGTCGATCAGTTTGCCATAGTCGACTTGGAACTCTTTGCCCTCATAACGGTCCTGGGATGGGAATTTTTCCGGCGTTTCGAGTTCGTCCGCGCGAATCGGGCGGACGAAGGCGTCGAAGAATTTTCGCTGCCCGTCCTTCGAGAGCACGTAGTCCATAAACAGCTTGCAGGCCTCAGGGTTGGGCGCATCCTTCAGCATTGCGTAGCCGTATGGCTGGTTCAGCGCACCCATGCCTTCGGGGCCGTTCAAGAACCTGACGCCGACCTGGTCCTCGGAGACGGAGTCCGCGTTGTACTTCAAGTCCAGCCCGGTATAGTCATATTCGACGAAGGTCTGGATCTCGCCTTTGCTGAACTTCTGCTCGACGTTACCGGCAAAGACTGCGCCCTTGCGCTTGACCTCGTTGTAGAAGTCGATGACCGGCTGGACATCGTCCAAGGAGCCGCCATAGGCGTTGTTGATCGAGAGCGCCCCAGCTAGCCCGACGGCTGCCTGCGGGGGCTGGTACTGGGTCTTGGCAGCGATCTCCTCCTGTTTGAGATCCTCCCAGGTCTCGGGTGGATCGATATCCTGCTCCTCGTAGAGGTCCTTCCGGTAAATGACCGCGGTGGTCATCCGACGCGTCGCGGTGACGTGGCCGTCATCGGTCTTCAACGAGTCCGGCACCTTGTCGTAGTTGGCCGGCTTGTAGGGCTGGGTGAGCCCCTCGTTGCGAGCGATCACGCCGAAGGTGTAGCCACCGTTCATCGCCGAGTGATTCGGATTCTGGGCGTTCTGGCGGGCATGGGAGAGTGCCTCGCCGGAGGAGCGCTGGTCGTCGTTGAGTGAGACGTCGTACTCATTCTCGAAGCCCTCCATAAGCGCCTCCCAGTTCGACCACCCCGTCTGGACGGCGTAGATGAAGAGTTTATCCGGAAAGGTACTCGCTGAGACCGTCGTCCTATAATCACCGTAGCCGACTTCATGAGTCCCACCGCTACCACCCGATCCATCGGCGTCACCGGGAGCATCGGTACCCGCACCGCCGCCCCCGTCATCACTGTTCGCCGAACAGCCCGTGAGTCCAGCCCCGGCTGCGATACTGATACCAGTCAAGAACCGCCGTCTGGTGGAGTTCATCCAGGTGGACCGGCGGACGAACCCAACAAAGGGGTTTATAATACCCGTATCGGGTAGTCGGTTCGGCTCATGCCCCCTGGTCTGTGATCTAGTCTCAGTGGGAGCCAACAAGACCGATCACGAGCAGTTTATAGATTATTGACCCACTATAGAGACTCTACAGCGGGCGATGGATGAGATGAAACCCACAGTGAGCAGTCCTCACTGACGGGACTCACCGCTCATTTCCTGACCGGTCACGACCAAGCGAGCTACTCAAAGTCCGTATCTCCGAGATCTCCCAAGGTTCGCGAGCACTCCGATCAGACCACCAACTCTCGGCACACACCTCATGAGACAATCAGTCTCAACTGCTGGAGAAGACTGAGATCATATAGCGATATTTGGTTTACGAGTGGCAGATGCGAGGATAATACGTATACCGACCATTGAGAACCCATCACTGAAAATTATAGTTTTGGGCTGGTCCTGGGGAACGAAGCACTGGACAAGGGCCCATTGTAGGTCCTGGACTCGCCTCGAATGAACAATCAGCGCCATTCGCACGCCCATGGAGTCGCTACTGTGGGGCCCCCACACGAACTACGGTGAAAGCGCCCGAAAGGCGTGTCAATCGTTTCGTATACGGCCTGCGGATTCAACGTCGTACAACGACAATG is from Halorhabdus sp. BNX81 and encodes:
- a CDS encoding ABC transporter permease subunit translates to MTAPDETGIVTGTVPDRTPGRLGRLSARYGRTVITALLFATVAFLIGPVLITVVGSFFENWTGILPSGGLTLDNWAQALGIAGGDLGAQRGMGGFWTFVAPDILFVLQLPVVPDLTVHFPFDFAVQTPIPMALGLSVLLALAGVCINLLVGVPIAYAVTRYEFTGRRWMNTFAVLPIVPGIILGIAFLKTYPNLPSIIALVLGYSLLKIPYMVLAVQSAFESMDLRSMEESARSLGASWTTTFLRVIVPGAKQGIISGSIICWTLAAAEFNFSYVIYASGPRPFSLFLFENISNNPFLRAAAAISIYFVIVAAVTALLNYVGENGFSVGGVQ
- a CDS encoding ABC transporter permease subunit — its product is MSTLEESGLRGRIRETRPGRLAFPATERGRKRRRIALLAVPFFALATFGAFIPLVKMFRISVSEQFLYEVQGWTLEPYRQLFASIAAFVPVVGTDLSAAIAVGGEAVNPVYGRTIWNSLWFGAVTTVASVALGIAIAHGLEKYDLPRKDMLITLISFPISLPGIVAAFMMIVLFGQTGFLTNVFAVITGAEPVDIQLTGQPSGTTLAIVGLFFGYIYSMIPRATLLLRGTYAEVNTDAEEAARSLGATPLQTFRYVTLPQIRPGIVGALILTFRTALAIFGTVLVLKSLSVVTFRFDQLVGVGYELNIASALASVFFVFTVLFTFLGLRYTSAEVGR
- a CDS encoding extracellular solute-binding protein, with translation MNSTRRRFLTGISIAAGAGLTGCSANSDDGGGGAGTDAPGDADGSGGSGGTHEVGYGDYRTTVSASTFPDKLFIYAVQTGWSNWEALMEGFENEYDVSLNDDQRSSGEALSHARQNAQNPNHSAMNGGYTFGVIARNEGLTQPYKPANYDKVPDSLKTDDGHVTATRRMTTAVIYRKDLYEEQDIDPPETWEDLKQEEIAAKTQYQPPQAAVGLAGALSINNAYGGSLDDVQPVIDFYNEVKRKGAVFAGNVEQKFSKGEIQTFVEYDYTGLDLKYNADSVSEDQVGVRFLNGPEGMGALNQPYGYAMLKDAPNPEACKLFMDYVLSKDGQRKFFDAFVRPIRADELETPEKFPSQDRYEGKEFQVDYGKLIDNQESIIKEIGQGVGLTGY